The proteins below are encoded in one region of Pirellulales bacterium:
- a CDS encoding tyrosine-type recombinase/integrase, whose product MGRRSSPYYWKEKQAWYCTIDGARQRLGSHPEHTPPPRKKSGTWNVPEVIRDGFHALMSKKFSPVRSDSTWAILDAFLDWCHSNRPASYDWYKYQLQRFKNAVPNMRTDQLKPFHVQRWLDQQTWGDNYKRGVTTAIKRCFNFAVKAGYIPTSPVASLEKPAATHRDVVITAKQFQQILDLVTDEQFKDFLRFAWLTGVRPQEARLLEARHIDHVNKIAIFPPKESKGKKKSRVVHMVDAAYAIAKKWAKRNSEGPIFRNLRGTPWTAYSINCRFTRMEEELGFKPFAYAMRHSYIHNGLTKGKVDPVVMATLAGHADTTMIFKVYGHLLKDSKFMRKAANRAVDY is encoded by the coding sequence ATGGGCCGACGCTCAAGTCCCTACTACTGGAAAGAGAAACAAGCCTGGTACTGCACGATTGATGGGGCCCGGCAACGCCTGGGCAGCCATCCGGAGCACACTCCCCCACCCCGAAAAAAAAGCGGCACTTGGAACGTTCCCGAGGTCATTCGCGACGGATTCCATGCTCTCATGTCCAAGAAGTTCTCTCCGGTCCGCTCGGACTCTACTTGGGCAATTCTCGATGCGTTTCTGGACTGGTGTCACTCGAATCGACCCGCTAGTTACGACTGGTACAAGTACCAGCTCCAGCGGTTCAAGAATGCCGTGCCGAATATGCGGACCGACCAACTCAAGCCATTCCATGTGCAGCGATGGCTAGATCAACAAACGTGGGGCGACAATTACAAGCGAGGCGTCACTACCGCAATTAAGCGATGTTTTAATTTCGCGGTGAAGGCCGGGTATATTCCAACCAGTCCCGTTGCTTCGCTGGAAAAGCCGGCCGCGACTCACCGCGATGTCGTGATCACAGCGAAACAGTTTCAGCAGATTCTCGATCTTGTGACTGACGAGCAGTTCAAGGATTTCCTGCGATTCGCCTGGCTGACCGGCGTTCGTCCGCAAGAAGCACGTCTGCTCGAAGCCAGACACATCGATCATGTAAATAAGATCGCGATCTTCCCACCGAAGGAATCGAAGGGCAAAAAGAAATCGCGTGTCGTGCATATGGTTGACGCGGCGTACGCGATCGCGAAGAAATGGGCGAAGCGGAATTCAGAAGGTCCGATATTTCGGAATCTACGCGGTACACCGTGGACGGCGTACTCGATCAATTGCCGGTTCACACGGATGGAAGAAGAACTTGGTTTCAAACCCTTTGCCTACGCGATGCGACACTCCTACATTCATAATGGGCTGACGAAGGGCAAGGTAGACCCTGTCGTGATGGCGACGCTCGCCGGACATGCTGACACGACGATGATCTTCAAGGTCTATGGGCACCTTTTAAAAGACTCGAAGTTCATGCGTAAAGCTGCCAACAGGGCAGTCGACTATTAG
- the eno gene encoding phosphopyruvate hydratase, giving the protein MAWVMSIRAREILDSRGNPTIEVDVSLDDGARGRAAVPSGASTGTREAVELRDGDAERYGGRGVMQAIRNINETISPAFHMFDAITQEDVDRRLCELDGTKNKSRLGANAILGVSMAVAQASSASSGVPLYRYLGGYNAHVMPVPMFNVLNGGAHADNSIDLQEFMIAPLAAPSFHEAMRMGVEIYHALKGLLKAQGLSTGVGDEGGFAPNLRTHEQALELLVAAIEHAGLRAGQDVALALDVAASELYKDGNYVFRKSGGASKTADEMILLYTTWLDDYPLWSIEDPLAEQDWEGWKTITHELGHRAQLVGDDVFVTNAAMIRRAVAEQAGNAVLIKLNQIGTVTETLAAINEAQAGGFGVVVSHRSGETPDVFMADLTVATGAGQIKAGAPCRGERLAKYNQLLRIEDELGNRARYAGPKLARRAQADRPS; this is encoded by the coding sequence ATGGCTTGGGTAATGTCGATCCGGGCACGCGAGATTCTCGACTCGCGTGGCAATCCCACGATCGAGGTTGACGTATCGCTCGATGATGGCGCGCGTGGCCGGGCTGCCGTCCCCTCGGGCGCGTCGACCGGTACGCGCGAAGCCGTCGAGTTGCGCGACGGCGATGCCGAACGTTACGGCGGGCGGGGCGTGATGCAGGCCATTCGCAACATCAACGAGACCATCAGTCCCGCCTTCCACATGTTCGACGCCATCACGCAGGAGGACGTCGACCGTCGCCTGTGCGAGCTCGATGGCACCAAGAACAAAAGCCGCTTGGGCGCCAACGCCATCCTCGGCGTGTCGATGGCCGTGGCGCAGGCGTCATCGGCCAGCTCCGGCGTGCCGTTGTACCGGTATCTGGGGGGCTACAACGCGCATGTCATGCCGGTGCCCATGTTCAATGTTCTGAATGGCGGTGCGCATGCCGACAACAGCATCGACTTGCAGGAATTCATGATTGCACCGCTGGCCGCGCCCAGCTTTCATGAAGCGATGCGGATGGGCGTCGAGATCTACCACGCCTTGAAGGGCTTGCTCAAAGCCCAGGGGCTGTCCACCGGCGTCGGCGATGAGGGAGGCTTCGCGCCAAACTTGCGCACGCACGAGCAGGCGCTGGAATTGCTTGTCGCCGCGATCGAGCACGCCGGCTTGCGCGCGGGGCAGGACGTGGCCCTGGCGCTCGATGTCGCAGCCAGCGAACTGTACAAAGACGGCAATTACGTCTTCCGCAAGTCGGGCGGCGCGAGCAAAACCGCCGACGAAATGATCCTTCTCTACACCACCTGGCTCGATGACTATCCGCTGTGGTCGATCGAAGATCCCTTGGCCGAGCAGGATTGGGAAGGATGGAAAACGATCACCCACGAGTTGGGCCACCGGGCGCAATTGGTGGGGGACGACGTTTTTGTCACTAATGCGGCCATGATTCGCCGTGCCGTGGCCGAGCAAGCCGGCAACGCCGTGCTGATAAAGCTGAACCAGATTGGCACCGTGACCGAAACGCTGGCCGCGATCAACGAAGCCCAAGCCGGCGGATTCGGCGTGGTGGTCAGCCATCGCTCGGGCGAGACGCCCGACGTGTTCATGGCCGATCTGACCGTGGCCACCGGCGCCGGCCAGATCAAAGCCGGCGCGCCTTGCCGCGGTGAACGACTGGCCAAGTACAACCAATTGCTGCGCATCGAAGACGAGCTAGGTAATCGAGCGCGCTACGCCGGACCGAAACTTGCGCGCCGCGCGCAAGCCGATCGCCCGAGCTAA
- a CDS encoding NeuD/PglB/VioB family sugar acetyltransferase yields MAELIIIGAGSQAKAIISAARQAGMTVRAIYDDDCARCGQTVLGVPITGPLTQAVGALVPAVMCIDDAQQRKAIAEQLDISWGTVIHPNAFLHPSATVGPGTVILEGVVIQPSVTIGKHVLVAANATVAHDCVVENFAHIGPGVDLAGAVRIGEGAIISVGAVVIPNMRVGAWTTVGPRAAVICDLPDHIHAAGLPAKPVDEDGSHQWANDSEP; encoded by the coding sequence ATGGCTGAGCTCATAATCATTGGCGCTGGCAGCCAAGCCAAGGCGATCATCTCAGCGGCCCGCCAGGCTGGGATGACGGTGCGCGCCATCTATGACGACGACTGCGCGCGGTGCGGACAAACCGTGTTGGGCGTGCCGATTACGGGTCCGCTGACGCAAGCGGTCGGTGCCCTGGTTCCCGCCGTCATGTGCATCGACGACGCGCAGCAGCGCAAAGCAATCGCCGAGCAATTGGATATCTCCTGGGGAACAGTGATTCACCCCAACGCCTTCCTCCACCCCTCCGCCACCGTTGGCCCGGGTACGGTGATTCTGGAGGGAGTCGTCATTCAACCTAGCGTCACGATTGGCAAGCATGTATTGGTGGCGGCCAATGCAACCGTCGCACATGACTGCGTGGTGGAAAACTTTGCCCACATAGGGCCAGGTGTCGACCTGGCCGGTGCCGTGCGAATCGGCGAGGGTGCAATCATCTCCGTCGGCGCGGTAGTGATCCCAAACATGCGTGTGGGAGCCTGGACGACGGTTGGGCCGCGCGCCGCGGTGATTTGCGACCTGCCAGACCATATCCACGCGGCAGGGCTGCCGGCCAAGCCAGTCGATGAAGATGGCAGCCATCAGTGGGCAAACGATAGCGAGCCTTGA
- a CDS encoding DUF1569 domain-containing protein: MATTLAPAQVDTAHVSGRRKIQFQDHDEVLAEVERLASGGYRQLGNWSLGKIAAHLAAAMNIALDGASVRAAWPMRMIARFIFKDKVIRGPMRPGFKLPAKFAASLIPDVAADRDGIETLRTAVRRWKTEPQRHPHGFFGALTPVEWEKIMLNHAAMHLSFLVPGRA; the protein is encoded by the coding sequence ATGGCGACAACTCTCGCCCCCGCGCAAGTCGACACGGCGCATGTTAGCGGCCGTCGCAAGATCCAGTTCCAAGATCATGACGAAGTGCTGGCAGAGGTCGAACGGCTGGCCAGCGGCGGTTATCGCCAGTTGGGCAACTGGTCGTTGGGAAAGATCGCCGCGCATTTAGCCGCCGCGATGAACATTGCTTTGGATGGCGCCAGCGTGCGGGCTGCGTGGCCAATGCGCATGATCGCCCGATTCATATTCAAGGATAAAGTCATCCGCGGACCCATGCGGCCCGGCTTCAAGCTGCCGGCGAAGTTCGCGGCCAGCCTGATTCCGGATGTGGCGGCAGACCGCGACGGGATCGAGACACTGCGGACCGCCGTGCGCCGCTGGAAAACCGAGCCGCAACGACATCCGCACGGCTTCTTCGGCGCTCTGACGCCGGTCGAGTGGGAAAAGATCATGCTCAATCACGCAGCCATGCATCTAAGCTTTCTCGTTCCGGGGCGCGCATGA
- a CDS encoding S9 family peptidase codes for MATRLRGLLIVFIVEALLGAGLPDCVQAKPQPITVEDLFKFKRVADPQMSPDGKVVAYVVTTVDLPANSTSSSIWLAPSDGGTPRQLTTTIKKDRHPRFSPDGRRILFESNRSGENQLWVIDLSGGEARQLTKISTEASTGIWSPDGKSIAFVSAVYPEYSDKPYAESNTANQRRNEEAAKNPVKARVMTRLFFRHWDSWVEDKRQHLFVMPAEGGEPRDVTPGDRDAYPTSSTFSVGDDFTFSPDNRYLVYTAPPEQDEAWSTNYDIWRVPVGGGTPENLTAANLAADSYPRYSPDGKRLAYRAQKVPGFEADQWEIAVASGTGAPRLITEGFDASVDQILWAADSASLFFLADQRAATPIFRATVAEARVTPFLVGHTHAALSRSDDGRLLACTEASMRQPPEVLVVDQRAQAKNVSQANTALLGTLDLPKAESVEVPGAGGTPMQMWILKPPGFDPAKKWPLIYLVHGGPQGAWEDAWSFRWNPEVWAAQGYVIALPNPRGSTGFGQQYTNEISGDWGGKVYEDLMAGVAYLEKQPYIDRDRLAAAGASFGGYMVNWFAGHTDKFKALVTHCGVFNFDSMYASTDELWFDEFEHGGAPWKNRESYEKFSPHRFAEKFKTPMLVIHNDLDFRVPISEGYQLFTTLQRLGVPSKLINFPDEGHWVLKPANSLYWHEQIFAWLKGFVAPGPK; via the coding sequence ATGGCTACGCGTCTCCGTGGATTGCTGATCGTATTCATCGTCGAAGCATTGCTGGGCGCCGGACTACCGGATTGTGTGCAGGCCAAACCGCAGCCCATCACGGTCGAAGATTTGTTTAAGTTCAAACGGGTCGCCGATCCGCAAATGAGCCCCGATGGCAAAGTCGTGGCCTATGTCGTGACCACGGTCGACCTGCCGGCCAATAGCACGTCATCTAGCATCTGGCTCGCGCCGAGCGATGGCGGCACTCCCCGGCAGCTCACCACGACAATCAAGAAAGATCGCCATCCACGCTTTAGTCCCGACGGACGCCGCATACTTTTCGAATCGAACCGTTCCGGCGAGAACCAATTGTGGGTCATCGATCTGTCTGGCGGCGAAGCGCGGCAGTTGACCAAGATTTCGACCGAGGCCTCGACCGGTATCTGGTCGCCCGATGGTAAATCGATCGCCTTTGTATCGGCCGTCTATCCGGAATATTCGGACAAGCCGTATGCGGAAAGCAACACGGCCAATCAACGTCGCAACGAGGAAGCGGCCAAGAACCCGGTGAAGGCCCGCGTTATGACGCGGCTCTTTTTTCGGCATTGGGACTCGTGGGTAGAAGACAAGCGGCAGCACCTGTTTGTAATGCCCGCCGAAGGGGGAGAGCCGCGCGATGTGACACCGGGCGATCGCGATGCGTATCCCACGTCGTCGACGTTTTCGGTGGGGGATGACTTCACGTTCAGTCCCGACAATCGCTACCTGGTTTACACGGCCCCGCCCGAACAGGACGAAGCGTGGAGCACAAACTACGACATATGGCGCGTGCCCGTAGGCGGCGGCACGCCCGAGAACCTCACGGCGGCCAATCTGGCAGCCGATAGCTACCCCCGTTATTCTCCCGATGGCAAACGCCTGGCCTATCGCGCGCAAAAAGTGCCAGGCTTTGAAGCCGATCAATGGGAGATCGCTGTTGCTTCAGGGACCGGCGCACCGCGACTCATTACCGAAGGCTTTGACGCCTCGGTCGACCAGATTCTGTGGGCCGCCGATAGTGCCAGCCTGTTTTTTCTGGCCGACCAGCGGGCGGCAACGCCCATTTTTCGCGCCACGGTGGCCGAAGCGAGGGTAACGCCGTTTCTGGTGGGTCATACGCACGCCGCGCTCAGTCGCAGCGATGATGGACGGCTGTTGGCTTGCACCGAAGCCTCGATGCGGCAGCCGCCCGAGGTGCTGGTTGTTGACCAACGCGCCCAGGCAAAGAATGTCAGCCAGGCCAATACCGCGCTCTTAGGAACGCTTGACCTGCCCAAGGCGGAAAGCGTGGAAGTGCCGGGCGCCGGCGGAACGCCCATGCAGATGTGGATTCTCAAACCACCCGGCTTCGATCCGGCCAAGAAGTGGCCGCTCATTTACCTTGTACACGGCGGCCCACAAGGCGCTTGGGAAGACGCCTGGAGCTTTCGTTGGAATCCGGAAGTTTGGGCAGCCCAGGGCTACGTGATTGCGCTCCCGAATCCGCGTGGCAGCACCGGCTTCGGCCAGCAGTACACCAACGAAATCAGTGGCGACTGGGGGGGCAAGGTGTACGAAGACCTGATGGCGGGCGTGGCCTACCTCGAGAAGCAACCATACATCGACCGCGACCGTCTGGCCGCGGCGGGTGCCTCATTCGGCGGCTACATGGTGAATTGGTTCGCCGGCCATACCGACAAATTCAAGGCCCTGGTCACGCACTGCGGCGTCTTCAACTTCGATAGCATGTACGCCTCGACCGACGAACTATGGTTCGACGAATTCGAGCACGGTGGCGCGCCGTGGAAGAACCGAGAGTCGTACGAGAAGTTCTCGCCGCACCGGTTTGCCGAGAAATTCAAAACGCCCATGCTCGTGATTCACAATGACCTCGATTTTCGGGTGCCGATCAGCGAGGGCTACCAATTGTTCACGACTTTGCAGCGGTTGGGGGTTCCGTCGAAACTGATCAACTTCCCCGACGAGGGACATTGGGTTCTCAAGCCGGCCAATAGCCTCTATTGGCACGAGCAGATTTTTGCCTGGCTGAAGGGGTTTGTTGCCCCAGGACCCAAATAA